A genome region from Tolypothrix sp. PCC 7712 includes the following:
- a CDS encoding NADAR family protein — protein sequence MTIYFYALREQYGCFSNFSPHGFELDGLYWSTSEHYFQAQKFVGTAHLEEIRLVKKPKDAARMGRERSRPLRQDWEQVKDDIMRKAVLRKFQTHADIKEILLATGEEQLVENSPIDFYWGCGSDGSGKNMLGLILMEVREILRSQHND from the coding sequence ATGACAATTTATTTTTATGCACTTCGCGAACAATATGGTTGTTTTTCTAACTTTTCACCACATGGTTTTGAGTTAGATGGTTTGTATTGGTCTACTAGCGAACATTATTTTCAAGCCCAAAAATTTGTTGGTACTGCACATTTAGAAGAAATTCGGTTAGTCAAAAAACCTAAAGATGCTGCCAGAATGGGACGTGAAAGAAGTCGTCCTCTGCGCCAAGATTGGGAACAAGTTAAAGACGATATTATGCGAAAAGCAGTATTACGTAAATTTCAAACCCATGCAGATATCAAAGAAATTCTTCTTGCTACGGGTGAAGAACAATTAGTAGAAAACTCTCCCATTGATTTCTATTGGGGTTGCGGCTCTGATGGTAGCGGTAAAAATATGTTGGGATTAATTTTAATGGAAGTGCGAGAAATACTTCGTTCTCAGCATAACGACTAA
- a CDS encoding tetratricopeptide repeat protein gives MSTGGWNNDFTNADSAKLPTPYRKLGKQKTIVHKFDQATLEEIPVSPETNAQLLEASKLLRQGIQQQQAGDLATAINSLEQSLVLFQAIGDRLKQEKVLSLLALIAYTLGNYQKTISYCQQCLSLMEDTSDLSVRMQVLSHLGNAFRHLNEYDKAIEFLEQSLKITQHKQDRRSEVAALNNLGLVYKAVSKFTQAINYQEQSLAILQELNDHWGEEQVLKNLGNAWYALDDYPKAIAYYEKCVLISRRLKNFRSAIHVLKNLANACYALGNYTQAIIYYQERLQLARELQDKRTEEQSLGSLGVTCEALGDYTKAVEYHEQRLLLAISLNDIRSQEQAFASLKVACYALGDYAKVMQYETMG, from the coding sequence ATGTCTACAGGCGGATGGAATAATGATTTCACAAATGCAGATTCCGCAAAACTTCCAACACCATATCGGAAATTGGGGAAGCAAAAAACCATTGTCCATAAATTTGACCAAGCTACCCTAGAAGAAATTCCTGTTTCACCAGAAACAAACGCCCAGCTATTAGAAGCATCCAAGCTATTGCGTCAAGGAATACAACAGCAGCAAGCTGGTGATTTAGCGACTGCAATCAACTCTTTAGAGCAATCGCTGGTATTGTTTCAAGCGATTGGAGATAGGCTTAAGCAAGAAAAAGTGCTTTCTTTGCTAGCATTAATAGCTTATACACTCGGTAATTACCAGAAAACTATCTCCTACTGCCAACAGTGTCTCTCCTTGATGGAAGATACTTCAGATTTGTCAGTGAGAATGCAAGTACTGTCTCATTTAGGTAATGCTTTCCGACACCTCAACGAATATGACAAAGCTATCGAGTTTTTAGAGCAATCCTTAAAAATTACCCAGCACAAACAAGACAGGCGAAGTGAAGTAGCAGCTTTGAATAATTTGGGATTAGTGTATAAAGCTGTGAGTAAATTTACACAGGCAATTAATTATCAAGAACAAAGTCTAGCAATTTTACAAGAACTTAATGACCATTGGGGAGAAGAACAAGTACTGAAGAACTTGGGTAATGCTTGGTATGCATTGGATGATTACCCAAAAGCGATCGCATATTATGAAAAGTGTGTACTCATATCACGCAGGCTGAAAAACTTTCGTAGCGCCATTCACGTGCTGAAGAATCTCGCTAACGCCTGCTATGCCTTAGGCAACTACACTCAAGCTATTATTTACTATCAAGAGCGTTTGCAATTAGCTAGAGAACTCCAAGACAAGCGAACTGAAGAACAGTCTTTAGGGAGTTTAGGCGTTACTTGTGAAGCCTTGGGTGATTACACAAAAGCTGTTGAATACCACGAACAGCGTTTACTTTTAGCCATTAGTCTCAACGACATTCGCAGTCAAGAACAAGCTTTTGCCAGCCTGAAAGTTGCCTGCTATGCTTTAGGCGATTATGCCAAAGTTATGCAGTACGAAACAATGGGGTAA